One Ovis aries strain OAR_USU_Benz2616 breed Rambouillet chromosome 4, ARS-UI_Ramb_v3.0, whole genome shotgun sequence DNA window includes the following coding sequences:
- the TAS2R38 gene encoding taste receptor type 2 member 38 — protein sequence MVTHIASVPSEVRNAFLFFSVLEFAVGILVNAFIFLVNFRDLVRRQPLSHCDLVLLSLSLTRLVLHGLLFLKAIQLTHFQRIRDPLSFSYQTIIVLWMIVHQAGLWLTTCLSLLYCSKIVHFSHAFLLRAASWISRKIPQMLLGAVVLSCVCTLLCLWDFFSGSRFSAVTRLLTNNSTELNLNIAKLSFFHSFLFCSLAFIPSFLLFLVSSGMLVFSLGRHMRMMRAETRGSRDPSLEAHTRALRSLVSFFCLYVLSLSAALVSMPLLTLWHSKVGVMVCIGIMAACPSGHAVILISGNAKLRRAVDSILLWAKSSFRVRMDHKADPRTPDLC from the coding sequence ATGGTGACTCACATCGCATCTGTGCCCTCTGAAGTCAGGAAcgcatttctgttcttttcagtCCTGGAGTTTGCAGTAGGGATCCTGGTCAACGCCTTCATTTTCTTGGTGAATTTCCGGGACCTGGTGAGGAGGCAGCCACTGAGCCACTGTGATCTTGTCCTGTTGAGTCTCAGCCTCACCCGGCTTGTCCTGCACGGGCTGCTCTTTCTGAAGGCCATCCAGCTTACTCATTTCCAGCGAATAAGAGACCCACTGAGCTTCAGCTACCAGACCATCATCGTGCTCTGGATGATCGTCCACCAAGCCGGCCTCTGGCTCACCACGTGCCTTAGTCTCCTTTACTGCTCCAAGATTGTCCATTTCTCTCACGCCTTCCTGCTCCGTGCAGCAAGCTGGATCtccagaaagatcccccagaTGCTTCTGGGTGCTGTGGTTCTCTCCTGTGTCTGCACTCTTCTCTGCTTATGGGACTTTTTTAGTGGATCTCGTTTCTCAGCTGTAACTAGGCTACTGACGAATAACAGTACTGAACTCAATTTGAACATTGCAAAACtcagtttctttcattccttcctcTTCTGCAGCCTGGCGTTCAtcccttctttcttgcttttcctgGTTTCCTCTGGGATGCTGGTGTTCTCCCTGGGGAGGCACATGAGGATGATGAGGGCTGAAACCAGAGGCTCCCGGGACCCCAGCCTGGAGGCTCACACCCGGGCGCTCAGGTCTCTCGTCTCTTTCTTCTGCCTGTATGTGCTGTCACTCTCCGCTGCCTTAGTCTCGATGCCGTTGCTGACGCTGTGGCACAGCAAGGTTGGGGTGATGGTCTGCATAGGGATAATGGCAGCCTGTCCCTCGGGACATGCAGTCATCCTGATCTCAGGGAATGCCAAGCTGAGGAGGGCTGTGGACTCCATTCTGCTTTGGGCAAAGAGCAGCTTCAGGGTAAGGATGGACCACAAGGCAGATCCCAGGACACCAGATCTGTGTTGA